CGGCAACGCGGCGATGATGGTCTCGGACGCGGTGGCGCGGGCCGGCGCGCCGATGGACGCGGCGGCGGGCATGGCTGGCGCCGCAGCGCTCAGCTCGCGCAGGCTGTGGTCCTGCGCCGCCTCCAGCGCCACCGCCTGTTCATAGTCCATGCGCACGAAGCGGATGCGGTCGCCCGGCTTGACCTGCCCCACCTTCCACAGCTCGGCCTTGGCGATCGTGACCGGGCAGACGAAGCCGCCCAGGCTGGGGCCGTCGCGGGTCAGGATCACGGGGCTGTCGCCGGTGAAGTTGATGCTGCCGATGGCGTATTCGCAGTCGTGGATGTTGGACGGATGCAGCCCGGCCTCGCCGCCGCTCTCGCGCGCCCAGTCCGGCTTGGGGCCGGTCAGGCGCACGCCCAGGCGATTGGAGTTGTAGTGGACTTCCCAGTCGGCGGCGAAGAAGGCGTCGATGGCCTCCGGCTTGAAGAAGTCCGGCGCGCCATGCGGCCCGTATAGCACGCCGATGCGCCAGGTATCGCCATAGGCCGGCACCAGCTCGGGCGGCGCGGCCTGCGGTTCGGCCTCGGGCGCGGCGGGCGCGCCCGGCAGCTCGGGACGCACGCGCGGCAGCATGTCGCCCACGCGCAGCGTGCGCCCGGCATGGCCTCCGAACTGTCCCAGCGCGAAGGTCGAGCGGCTGCCCAGGTAGACGGGCACGTCCAGGCCGTCGCGCACGGCCAGGTACATGCGGCAGCCCGACAGCGCGCGGCCCGTGGCCAGCACCTGGCCCGCGCGCACCGCCACCGGCCGCCACATCGGCACGGGCGCGCCGTCCAGCGTGGCCGCGCATTGCGCGCCGGTCAGCGCGATGACGGCGTCGCCATGAAAGCGCAGCGTGGGGCCGGCCAGCGTGGCCTCGATGCCGGCGGCGTCCGGCGCGTTGCCGACGATGCGGTTGGCCAGCCGGAACGCGTAATCGTCCATCGGACCGGACGGCGGCACGCCGATATCCCAGTAGCCGGCCCGACCCGGATAATCCTGCACGCTGGTGTAGGTGCCGGCCTCCAGCACCTCGATCGCCGCGGGCCGGTACTCGAAGGTTTCCAGGAAGCGGGTGGACAGCTCCCCCGCCGCGAAGCGCGCGTCGGCCACGATCTGGCGCAGGTAGTCCAGGTTGGTGGCGATGCCGTGCAGGCGCGTGCGCGCCAGCGCGTCGGACAGCCGGGCCAGCGCCGTTTCGCGCGTGTCGCCATGCACGATCAGCTTGGCCAGCATGGGATCGTAGTAGGCCGGCACCTCGGTGCCGGTCGCCACCCAGCCATCCACGCGCGGGCCCTCGGGAAAATAAACCTCGGTCAGCACGCCCGGCGAAGGCTGGAACTGGCGCAGCGGATCCTCGGCGTACAGCCGCACCTCGATGGACGCGCCACGCGGCGCGCGCGACATGGCTTGCAGGTCCAGCGGTTCGCCCGCCGCCACGCGCAGCATGCACTCGACCAGGTCCAGGCCCGTCACCGCCTCGGTGACCGGATGCTCGACCTGCAGCCGCGTGTTGACCTCCAGGAAATAGAAGCTGTCGCGGGCCGGGTCGTAGATGAACTCCACCGTGCCGGCCGAGCGGTAGCCGACCGACTCGCCCAGCCGCACCGCCGCTTCGAGCAAGGCGGCGCGGGTGGCGGGCGGCAGGTTCGGGGCCGGCGTCTCCTCGATCACCTTCTGGTTGCGCCGCTGCACCGAGCAGTCGCGCTCGCCCAGCGCCAGCACGCGGCCCTGGCCATCGCCGAAGATCTGCACCTCGACGTGGCGCGCGTTGTCCACGTAGCGCTCGATGAAGGCGCCGCCGTCGCGGAAGAAATGCTCGCCCATGCGCTGCACGCTGTCGAAGGCCGCCGTCAGCTCGGCCTCGTTGTCGCAGCGCGACAGGCCGATGCCGCCGCCGCCCGCCGTGCTCTTGAGCATGACCGGATAGCCGATGCGCTCGGCCTGCGCCAGCGCCTCGCCCAGGCTGGACAGCAGCCCGGTGCCCGGCGTCATGGGCACGCCGGCCAGCGCCGCCAGCTCGCGCGAACGGTGCTTCAGGCCGAACTCGCGGATCTGCATGGGCGTGGGTCCGACGAAGGCGATGCCGGCGGCTTCGCAGGCCTCGGCGAATTCGGCGCTTTCGGACAGGAAGCCATAGCCGGGGTAGATGGCCTGCGCGCCCTGTTCGCGGGCGGCGGCCAGCAGCAGGTCCATGCGCAGATAGCTGTCGGCGGCTTTCTCGCCGCCCAGCGCGACGGCAGCGTCGGCCTCGCGCACATGGGCGGCATTGCGGTCGGCGTCGGAATACACCGCCACGCTGCGGATGCCCAGGCGCTTCAGGGTACGGATGGCGCGGACGGCGATTTCGCCTCGGTTGGCGATCAGAACGGTATCGAACACGTTGCGACTCCTGGAAAGAATTGGGGGGATCAGCGGACGGCGGGATTCAGGCTGGCCAGGTAGGCGCGCCAGCCGCCATGCGCCGTGATGTCGCTCGCGCCCTCCAGGCCGCGCGGCTCGCAGATGAAGCCCTTGACCTGCCGCCCGTCCTCCAGCTCCAGCGTGCCGATGCCCAGCGGCGGCGGGATCTCGGCGACGAAGCCGCCGAACGCGGCGAGAGGGATGTCCCACAGCTCGACCTCGATGGGCGCGCCATCGGCGCGCTTGGCCAGGCCCGGCTTGGGCGGCGTGGTGTTGGCCAGCGCATACAGCCGGTAGTCGCCCGCCGTGCGCGTCTTTTCCACCAAGACGGCATGGCGCGAACGGAGCTGATGGTTCAACGGCATGCCGCTGAGGTGCGCGCCCACCACGGCCACGCGCAGCATGCCCGGCGCCGGATCACGCGACGCCGGCGCGGCGGGCAGCGGCTTGCCGGTGGCGCCCAGCGGCAGGCCCAGGCGCGCCTGCCAGCGCCTGCCGAATTCGGCCAGCGCATGGTCCTGCCAGGCCAGGCCCAGCACGGTGATGCCGGCGGGCAGGCCGTCGCCGCGCATGCCCGCCGGCAAGGCCAGCGCGCACAGGTCGGCCAGATTGGCGAAATTGGTATAGCGGCCCAGCCGCGAATTGAGCGCCAGCGGATCCTCGCGCAGCTGTGCGATGGTGTAGATGGACGGCGCGGTGGGCACCAGCAGCGCGTCCACGTCCGCCAGCGACTGCTGGATGACGCGCGCCAGCGCGGCGCGGCGGTATTCGGCCTGGAAGGCGTCCAGCGCGCTGTAGCGCCCGGCCTCTTCGACGATGCCGCGCACCACCGGGTCGATCACGCCCGGCTGCTCGCGCCACAAGGCCTCGACCGCCGCGAACCGCTCGGCCACCCACGGCCCCTGGTACAGCAGCGCGGCCAGCTCGGCATAGGGCGAGAAATCGACGGTCCGCAGCTCGGCGCCGGTGGCTCGCACCTCACGCAGCGCCGCGTCGAAGGCGGCCTCGGCCTCGGCGTCGCCGTGGAACTCCAGCTTGTCCGGCACCGCGAAACGCGGCCGCGCCGGCCAGGGACGGGCCGTGCCGGCCGGCACGGGCCGCGAGTAGGGATCGCGCGCGTCGTAGCCGCCGGCGATGTCGGCCACGCGCAAGGCGTCGTCGACCGTCAAGGCGAACACCGACACGCAGTCCAGCGTGCGGCAGGCCGGCACCACGCCGGCGGCGCTGAGCCAGCCGCGCGTGGGCTTGAGTCCGACGATGTTGTTGAAGCCCGCCGGCACGCGTCCCGAGCCGGCCGTGTCGGTGCCCAGCGAGAACGCCGCCAGTCCGCGCGCCACCACCGAGGCCGAGCCCGAACTCGATCCGCCGCTGATGTACTCGGGCCGAAACGCGTTGGCCACCGCGCCGTGCGGCGAACGCGTGCCCACCAGGCCGGTGGCGAACTGGTCCAGATTGGTCTTGCCGATCAGGATGGCGCCGGCGGCGCGCAGGCGCCGCACCACGCCGGCATCCTCGTCGGGCGTGTAGGCGAACGCGGGGCAGGCGGCGGTGGTCGGCCAGCCCGCGACGTCGATGTTGTCCTTGACCGCGTAGGGCACGCCATACAGCGGCAGGCGCGACAGGTCGCCGTCCGCCGCCGCCAGCAGCCGCGCCAGTTCGTCCAGCTGGCGCGCCAGCGCCTGGCCGTCGACCCGCAGGATCCAGGCATTGTCGGCGGGCGCGTCCGGCGCGGCGGCGTGGCCGGCCAGCAGCGCCTCGGGCCGGGCGCCCGCGAAATAGGCGGCCTGCCATTGCGCGATGGTCCAACCGGCGGTGTCGAACTGAGTTGCTGCGGCGTTCATGCTGGAATCCTCTCTGGTATGCAAGTACGGATTCCCAAGCAAGCGGCATGCCATGTCCGCGCCCGCAGCGCGTTTTCCCCCTGTTTCCCTGCCACGACATCCCGCGCGGCCACAAGGCGCGGCGCGCCGTCGCGGCGCCGGCGCGCACCAGCGCCGCGCAGATCACGCACCTGTTTTGTGCACGCGGCACCAGATTGAGCAAGCCGCTCCGCCGCATCGTTCCCGCGCCCCGCCCTTCCCGCCTACATATAGCGGCCCCGCCGCGCCGCCGCCTCCGGCGCGGCTGGCACGGGTCTTGCTTTGATGTCCTGGCGAGGCGCGGTACAGGCCCTGTCCATTTCATGCCGGCAATGCCGGCGCAACCTACCCAGGAGTCCCCATGAAACGCAGACTAGCCCTCAAGCAACTGACCGCCGTGAGCCTGCTGGCCCTGGCCGGCTGGATGCCCTCGGTCCATGCCGCCGAAGACACGATCAAGGTCGGCATCCTGCATTCCCTGTCCGGCACGATGGCGATCTCGGAGACCTCGCTCAAGGACGTGGCGCTGATGGCGATCGATGAGATCAACGCCAAGGGCGGCGTCATGGGCAGGAAGCTGGAGCCCGTGGTGGTCGATCCGGCCTCGAACTGGCCGCTGTTCGCCGAGAAGTCGCGCCAGCTGCTGGCGCAGGACAAGGTGGCGGTGGTGTTCGGCTGCTGGACCTCGGTGTCGCGTAAATCGGTGCTGCCGGTGTTCAAGGAGCTGAACGGCCTGCTGTTCTATCCGGTGCAGTACGAAGGCGAGGAACTGGAGAAGAACGTGTTCTACACCGGCGCCGCGCCCAACCAGCAGGCCATACCCGCCGTCGAGTACCTGATGAGCGAGGACGGCGGCGGGGCCAAGCGCTTCGTGCTGCTGGGCACCGACTACGTGTACCCGCGCACCACCAACAAGATCCTGCGCGCCTTCCTGCATTCCAAAGGCGTGAAGGACAGCGACATCGACGAGGTCTACACGCCCTTCGGCCATTCCGACTACCAGACCATCGTCGCCAACATCAAGAAGTTCGCCACCGGCGGCAAGACCGCCGTCATCTCCACCATCAACGGCGACTCCAACGTGCCCTTCTACAAGGAACTGGGCAACGCCGGCCTGAAGGCCACCGACGTGCCGGTGGTCGCCTTCTCGGTGGGCGAAGAGGAACTGCGCGGCGTGGACACCAAGCCGCTGGTCGGCCACCTGGCGGCCTGGAACTATTTCGAGTCGATCAAGACCCCGGTCAACACCGACTTCATCGCCAAGTGGAAGGCCTACGCCAAGGCCAAGAACCTGCCCAACGCCGCGACCGTGGTCACCAACGATCCGATGGAGGCGACCTACATCGGCATCCACATGTGGAAGCAGGCCGTCGAGCAGGCCAAGAGTACGGACGTGGACAAGGTCATCGCGGCCATGGGCGGCCAGACGTTCAGCTCGCCCAGCGGCTTCAAGATCATGATGGACAAGACCAACCACCACCTGCACAAGCCGGTGTACATCGGCGAGATCAAGGCCGACGGCCAGTTCAACGTGGTCTGGAAGAGCAAGGGTCCGATCCGCGCCCAGCCCTGGAGCCCGTATATCCCGGGCAACGAAGGCAAGCAGGGCCTCTGAGGGAGACGGCCGCCATGCGCAACGCTGCGATCGCACGCTACCTGCGTCGTCTCCTGCTCGCCATGTTCCTGGCCTGGCCGGCGCTGCCCGTGGCGGCGGCCGGCGTCGGCCAGGACCTGCTGGCGCCGCTGGCGGGCGACGATACCGACGCCAGGCTGCGTGCGATCGCCGCGCTGGGCGCGCTGCCCGGCGGCGAGGGCGCGGCTGTGCTGCGGGCCTTGGGCGCCGACCAGCTCTACGCGGCGCCGGACGGCCGCGTGCTGATCGGTGATGGCGCCCGCGCCACCGACCCGGCCAGCGGCGCCGCGCTGGACCTGCCGGCGGGATCCGCGTCCATCGGCATCAACAACCGCCTGCGCCGCGCCATCGAGGCAGCGCTGGCCGGCGCGCAGCTGCACGCGGCCGATGCCGGCTCTCGGCTGGCCGCCGCGCGCCGCCTGCAACAGACCAACGATCCCTCGCGGCTGCCCCTGATCGCGCAGGCGCTGGCCACGGAACGCGACCCGACCGTGCGCGCCGCGCTGGAGATCGCGCAGGCCAGGCTGGAATTGCAAAGCGCCGATCCGGCCGCGCGACGTCATGCCGTGGAACTGCTGGGCCGCAGTGACGACGCCGCGTTTCGTCCCGTGCTGGCGGCCTTGACGCAACAGCGCGACGGCGCCTATGCCGAACCCGACGCCGGCGTGCGCGAGGCCGCCGCCGACGCGCTGCGCCGCATCGACCGCCGCCTGGCCACCGTCGAATGGGCAGGCAATCTCTTCTACGGCCTGAGCCTGGGCAGCGTGCTGCTGCTGGCGGCGCTGGGGCTGGCCATCACCTTCGGGCTGATGGGCGTGATCAATATGGCGCATGGCGAGCTGCTGATGATCGGCGCCTACGTTACCTATGTGGTGCAGACGCTGTTCCGCGCCTGGCTGCCTGGCTGGCTGGATTGGTACGTGGCGGCGGCGCTGCCGCTGGCCTTCCTGGTCACGGCGCTGGTGGGCATGGCGCTGGAACGCACCGTGATCCGCTGGCTCTACGGCCGGCCCCTGGAAACGCTGCTGGCGACCTGGGGCATCAGCCTGATGCTGATGCAGGGCGTGCGCAGCCTGTTCGGCGCGCAGAACGTAGAGGTCGGCAATCCGGGCTGGATGTCGGGCGGCGTCACGGTGCTGGGCGGACTGGTGCTCAGCTACAACCGCCTGGTCATCATCGGCTTCGCGCTGGCCGTGGTGGCGCTGGTCTGGGTCTTGCTCAACCACACGCGCCTGGGCCTGTTCGTGCGCGCCATCACGCAGAACCGGCGCATGGCCGACTGCACCGGCGTGCCCACCGGACGCGTGGACATGCTGGCCTTCGGCCTGGGCTCGGGCATCGCCGGGCTGGCCGGCGTGGCGCTGTCGCAGCTGGGCAATGTGGGCCCGGACCTGGGGCGCGGCTACATCGTCGATTCGTTCATGGTGGTGGTGCTGGGCGGCGTGGGCCAGCTGGCCGGCACCGTCATCGCCGCGCTGGGCCTGGGCGGCGTCAACAAATTCCTGGAACCCTATGCGGGAGCGGTCATGGCCAAGATCACCATCCTGGCGCTTATCGTGCTGTTTGTGCAGAAGCGGCCGCAAGGCCTGTTCGCCCCGCGCGGCCGGAGCGTCGAATGAAGCCCGCCGCGCAGGATCCGGGCCTGGCGTTGCGCCGGCCGCTGTATTCCCCCCGCGCCTGGGCGGCGCTGGCCATCGTCGCCGCGCTGCTGGCGCTGCTGCCGCTGCTGAACCTGGCGTACTCTCCGGGCCATCCGCTGCATGTCTCGTCCTATGCCGTCGCCCTGCTGGGCAAGTTCATGTGCTACGCGCTGGCCGCGCTGGCGCTGGACCTGGTCTGGGGCTACGCCGGTATCCTGTCGCTGGGCCACGGCCTGTTCTTCGCGCTGGGCGGCTATGCCCACGGCATGTACCTGATGCGCGCCATCGGCCGCGACGGCGCCTACCAGAGCACGCTGCCGGACTTCATGGTGTTCCTGGACTGGAAGAGCTACCCCTGGTACTGGTCGTACACCGAGCACTTCTGGTACGCCATGCTGCTGGTCGTGCTGGTTCCGGGCGCGCTGGCCTTTCTGTTCGGCTACTTCGCTTTCCGCTCGCGCATCAAGGGCGTGTACTTCTCCATCATCACGCAGGCGCTGACCTTCGCGGCCATGCTGCTGTTCTTCCGCAACGACACCGGCTTCGGCGGCAATAACGGCTTCACCGACTTCAAGCGCATCCTGGGCTACGACATCACGGCGCCGGGCACGCGCGCCGCGCTGTACTGGTGCACGCTGGCGGCGCTGGCCGGCGCGCTGGTGCTGGCGCGCGCCGTCACGCAGTCCAAGCTGGGCCGGGTGCTGACCGCCGTGCGCGACAGCGAAAGCCGGCTGCGCTTCATCGGCTACGAGCCGCTGGGCTTCAAGCTCTTCGTCTGGACGCTGTCGGCCGTGCTCTGCGGCATCGCCGGCGCGCTGTACGTGCCGCAGGTCGGCATCATCAATCCCGGCGAGATGTCCACCGAGAACTCCATCGAAATGGTGATCTGGGTGGCCACGGGCGGACGCGGCACGCTGATCGGCCCCATCATCGGCGCCGGCGCGGTCAACGGCCTGAAGACCTGGTTCACCAGCGTGCTGCCGGAATTCTGGCTCTACGCGCTGGGACTGATCTTCGTGCTGGTCACGCTGTTCCTGCCAACCGGCATCGTCGGCCTGGCCCGCCGCATCGCCGCCCGCCTCTCGGCCCGCCGCCGCGACACGCTGTCCTGCGTCGCGCCCGCCCCCGTCCAGGAGCCCAAGGCATGAATACTCCCCACCCCGCATCCGATCCGCTGGACGGCGGCCCCAGCGGCGAAGCCGGCTACGGCCGCGTCAGCGCCAAGGGACTGGACACCACCCACGGCGCCATCCTGTACCTGGAAGACGTCACGGTCAGCTTCGACGGTTTCAAGGCGCTCAACGGCCTGACGCTGGACATCGGCGTGGGCGAACTGCGCTGCATCATCGGTCCCAACGGCGCCGGCAAGACCACCATGATGGACGTGATCACCGGCAAGACCCGGCCCGCGTCCGGCAGCGCCTACTTCGGCCAGAGCATCGATCTGACCACGCTCAGCGAAACGCAGATCGCGCATGCGGGCATCGGCCGCAAGTTCCAGCGGCCCACGGTGTTCGAGCAGCACACGGTGTTCGAGAACCTGGAGCTGGCCATGCGCGCCGACAAGCGCGTGCGCCCCACACTGTTCGCGCGACTGAGCGGCGCGCAGGCCGACCGCATCGGCGAGACGCTGGACCTGGTGCGCCTGCGGCCCGAGGCGTTCCGCGAGGCCGGCCTGCTGTCGCACGGCCAGAAGCAATGGCTGGAGATCGGCATGCTGCTGATGCAGGAGCCGCGACTCCTGCTGCTGGACGAACCGGTGGCCGGCATGACCGACGCCGAGACCGAGCGCACCGGCGAGCTGCTCAATGCGCTGCGCGGCCGCCATTCGCTGATGGTGGTGGAGCACGACATGGACTTCGTCAACCAGATCGCCGGCGACGGCAAGGTCACGGTGCTGCATGAGGGCGCGGTGCTGGCCGAGGGGCCGATGGCCAAGGTACAGGCCGACCCCCGCGTGATCGAAGTGTATCTGGGGCGCTAGTGTGCCGTCCCACGGATACGCCCGCACGAAATCCCCCTAGCCGCGACGCCACGGAGAAAGACATGCTGGATGCGAACGGAATCGATCAATACTATGGCGGCAGCCACACGCTGCGCGGCGTGTCGCTGTCGGTGCGCCAGGGCGAGTGCCTGGCGCTGCTGGGACGCAATGGCGTGGGCAAGACCACGCTGCTCAAGTGCCTGATGGGCGTGCTGCCGGTGGCGCGCGGCGGCGTGTCGCTGGACGGCGCCGACATCACGCGGCTGGCGCCGCACCAGCGCGCCGCGCGCGGCATGGCCTATGTGCCGCAGGGGCGCGACATCTTCGCGCGGCTGACGGTAGAAGAGAACATCCTGATGGGCATGGCGACCAAGCCGGCCGCGCGCGCGCGGCGCATCAAGGAGGAAGTGTTCGAGCTGTTCCCCGTGCTGCGCGGCATGCTGTCGCGGCGCGGCGGCGATCTGTCGGGCGGACAGCAGCAACAGCTGGCGATCGCGCGGGCGCTGGTGGCCGAGCCCCGCCTCATCATCCTGGACGAACCCACCGAAGGGATACAGCCGTCCATCATCAAGGACATCGGACGCGTCATCCGCATGCTGCGCCAGCGCGGCGACATCGGCATCCTGTTGTGCGAGCAGTACTTCGACTTCGCCCGCGAGCTGGCCGACCGCTACGTGGTGCTGTCGCGCGGCGAGGTCGTGGCCAGCGGCGGCCGCGAAACCATGGACGGCGAGGACGTGCGCCGGCATCTGTCGGTCTAGGCAAAGAACCACGCCGGCGCATGCCGTGCGCGCCGGCGTCCGGGGGAGCCTTCCGGAACCGATTTCCCTGTCGGCGGGATCTTTGATCATTGCTTGAAATTAGGCCTGCGCGCGGATCTGCTCCGATATAATCCGCGCTCATGTGCTCCGCCTCCTTCCTGACCCGACCCGCCATATGGATCGCGCTCGCCGTGATCCTGTGGGCGTCGCTGGTCCCGTCGCTGGCGCGCGCATTCAGCCCGGCGCACCCGGCGCAGCGCGTGTCGGTGGAGTATTGCGCCCCCGACGGCGCGGGCCTGGTTCAGATCGACGTGCGCGCGGACGACAGCGGCCAGTCGCCGCAACACGATGCGCACGAAGGCAGCCAGCATTGCCCGTTCTGCCGCAACCAGCAAGCCGATATCGGCATCCTGCCCGATCCGGCGCCGCTGCTGCTGCCAGCCTCCCTGGCCCGCAAGGTCAGCTATCCCCCGCTCTACTACCAGTCGGCCCGGCCGCTGCATGCCTGGAGCGCGGCCCAGCCGCGCGCCCCGCCGGCCGCCTGACCGGCCACGCCTGATGCACCGCGCCGCGCGCCCATGCGCGTGAACCGCGCCTGACGGCTCCCCGCCGACCGCCCCTTCCGCTCCCGATCGATCCGCCCTTCCGTGGCCGGTCCGCCCGCGTGCTTGCGCGTCCGGTCCGCCTGGAACGCCGGGCGGCGACGGGTCCGCAGTCCTGGCTTGCCCTACCCGTCCGCGACACATCGCGCGGCTGCCGCCCCCCGGCGGCGCGAGCGCGCGGCATCCGACCATGAAACCTGCATACGCTTACCTCCTGCTGCTGGCCGCGCTCGCGCCCACGGCCCCCGCCCTGGCGCTCAGCGCCGATCCGTCGGTGGAAACGCTGGCGCCCACCGTCGTCTACGGCGACGCCGCCGCCGAGACGCCGCCCAATGGCCGCATCAACCTGGACGCCCGCGACGGCACCGGCAGCCGCCTGGGGCTGACGCTGCGCGAAACG
The Achromobacter sp. AONIH1 DNA segment above includes these coding regions:
- the uca gene encoding urea carboxylase, which translates into the protein MFDTVLIANRGEIAVRAIRTLKRLGIRSVAVYSDADRNAAHVREADAAVALGGEKAADSYLRMDLLLAAAREQGAQAIYPGYGFLSESAEFAEACEAAGIAFVGPTPMQIREFGLKHRSRELAALAGVPMTPGTGLLSSLGEALAQAERIGYPVMLKSTAGGGGIGLSRCDNEAELTAAFDSVQRMGEHFFRDGGAFIERYVDNARHVEVQIFGDGQGRVLALGERDCSVQRRNQKVIEETPAPNLPPATRAALLEAAVRLGESVGYRSAGTVEFIYDPARDSFYFLEVNTRLQVEHPVTEAVTGLDLVECMLRVAAGEPLDLQAMSRAPRGASIEVRLYAEDPLRQFQPSPGVLTEVYFPEGPRVDGWVATGTEVPAYYDPMLAKLIVHGDTRETALARLSDALARTRLHGIATNLDYLRQIVADARFAAGELSTRFLETFEYRPAAIEVLEAGTYTSVQDYPGRAGYWDIGVPPSGPMDDYAFRLANRIVGNAPDAAGIEATLAGPTLRFHGDAVIALTGAQCAATLDGAPVPMWRPVAVRAGQVLATGRALSGCRMYLAVRDGLDVPVYLGSRSTFALGQFGGHAGRTLRVGDMLPRVRPELPGAPAAPEAEPQAAPPELVPAYGDTWRIGVLYGPHGAPDFFKPEAIDAFFAADWEVHYNSNRLGVRLTGPKPDWARESGGEAGLHPSNIHDCEYAIGSINFTGDSPVILTRDGPSLGGFVCPVTIAKAELWKVGQVKPGDRIRFVRMDYEQAVALEAAQDHSLRELSAAAPAMPAAASIGAPARATASETIIAALPAEGTRPSVAYRQAGDGYLLLEYGDNVLDLALRMRIHLLMEALRERPVAGVRELSPGVRSLQIRYDSRLIRQDALIARLLEIEAGLADVATLKVPTRVVHLPLAFEDSATLGAVRRYQETVRASAPWLPNNVDFIQRINGLASRDEVRRIVYDASYLVMGLGDVYLGAPCAVPIDPRHRLLTSKYNPARTYTAEGTVGIGGVYMCIYGMDSPGGYQLVGRSLPIWNTFMRNPVFQDGKPWLLRFFDQVRFYPVSEAELDVLREDFRHGRASVRIEEEVFDFAAHQRFLAEQATSIAAFQTRQKSAFDAEVALWRSEDVAPPPAGPEAAPEAQAELREGERLVSADMCGNVWKVPVEVGQSVSAGDTLVVVEAMKMELSVIAPAAGVVTAIRCLPGKPVNAGDPLVVLAEDAPCTVA
- the atzF gene encoding allophanate hydrolase, encoding MNAAATQFDTAGWTIAQWQAAYFAGARPEALLAGHAAAPDAPADNAWILRVDGQALARQLDELARLLAAADGDLSRLPLYGVPYAVKDNIDVAGWPTTAACPAFAYTPDEDAGVVRRLRAAGAILIGKTNLDQFATGLVGTRSPHGAVANAFRPEYISGGSSSGSASVVARGLAAFSLGTDTAGSGRVPAGFNNIVGLKPTRGWLSAAGVVPACRTLDCVSVFALTVDDALRVADIAGGYDARDPYSRPVPAGTARPWPARPRFAVPDKLEFHGDAEAEAAFDAALREVRATGAELRTVDFSPYAELAALLYQGPWVAERFAAVEALWREQPGVIDPVVRGIVEEAGRYSALDAFQAEYRRAALARVIQQSLADVDALLVPTAPSIYTIAQLREDPLALNSRLGRYTNFANLADLCALALPAGMRGDGLPAGITVLGLAWQDHALAEFGRRWQARLGLPLGATGKPLPAAPASRDPAPGMLRVAVVGAHLSGMPLNHQLRSRHAVLVEKTRTAGDYRLYALANTTPPKPGLAKRADGAPIEVELWDIPLAAFGGFVAEIPPPLGIGTLELEDGRQVKGFICEPRGLEGASDITAHGGWRAYLASLNPAVR
- the urtA gene encoding urea ABC transporter substrate-binding protein: MKRRLALKQLTAVSLLALAGWMPSVHAAEDTIKVGILHSLSGTMAISETSLKDVALMAIDEINAKGGVMGRKLEPVVVDPASNWPLFAEKSRQLLAQDKVAVVFGCWTSVSRKSVLPVFKELNGLLFYPVQYEGEELEKNVFYTGAAPNQQAIPAVEYLMSEDGGGAKRFVLLGTDYVYPRTTNKILRAFLHSKGVKDSDIDEVYTPFGHSDYQTIVANIKKFATGGKTAVISTINGDSNVPFYKELGNAGLKATDVPVVAFSVGEEELRGVDTKPLVGHLAAWNYFESIKTPVNTDFIAKWKAYAKAKNLPNAATVVTNDPMEATYIGIHMWKQAVEQAKSTDVDKVIAAMGGQTFSSPSGFKIMMDKTNHHLHKPVYIGEIKADGQFNVVWKSKGPIRAQPWSPYIPGNEGKQGL
- the urtB gene encoding urea ABC transporter permease subunit UrtB → MRNAAIARYLRRLLLAMFLAWPALPVAAAGVGQDLLAPLAGDDTDARLRAIAALGALPGGEGAAVLRALGADQLYAAPDGRVLIGDGARATDPASGAALDLPAGSASIGINNRLRRAIEAALAGAQLHAADAGSRLAAARRLQQTNDPSRLPLIAQALATERDPTVRAALEIAQARLELQSADPAARRHAVELLGRSDDAAFRPVLAALTQQRDGAYAEPDAGVREAAADALRRIDRRLATVEWAGNLFYGLSLGSVLLLAALGLAITFGLMGVINMAHGELLMIGAYVTYVVQTLFRAWLPGWLDWYVAAALPLAFLVTALVGMALERTVIRWLYGRPLETLLATWGISLMLMQGVRSLFGAQNVEVGNPGWMSGGVTVLGGLVLSYNRLVIIGFALAVVALVWVLLNHTRLGLFVRAITQNRRMADCTGVPTGRVDMLAFGLGSGIAGLAGVALSQLGNVGPDLGRGYIVDSFMVVVLGGVGQLAGTVIAALGLGGVNKFLEPYAGAVMAKITILALIVLFVQKRPQGLFAPRGRSVE
- the urtC gene encoding urea ABC transporter permease subunit UrtC: MKPAAQDPGLALRRPLYSPRAWAALAIVAALLALLPLLNLAYSPGHPLHVSSYAVALLGKFMCYALAALALDLVWGYAGILSLGHGLFFALGGYAHGMYLMRAIGRDGAYQSTLPDFMVFLDWKSYPWYWSYTEHFWYAMLLVVLVPGALAFLFGYFAFRSRIKGVYFSIITQALTFAAMLLFFRNDTGFGGNNGFTDFKRILGYDITAPGTRAALYWCTLAALAGALVLARAVTQSKLGRVLTAVRDSESRLRFIGYEPLGFKLFVWTLSAVLCGIAGALYVPQVGIINPGEMSTENSIEMVIWVATGGRGTLIGPIIGAGAVNGLKTWFTSVLPEFWLYALGLIFVLVTLFLPTGIVGLARRIAARLSARRRDTLSCVAPAPVQEPKA
- the urtD gene encoding urea ABC transporter ATP-binding protein UrtD, whose protein sequence is MNTPHPASDPLDGGPSGEAGYGRVSAKGLDTTHGAILYLEDVTVSFDGFKALNGLTLDIGVGELRCIIGPNGAGKTTMMDVITGKTRPASGSAYFGQSIDLTTLSETQIAHAGIGRKFQRPTVFEQHTVFENLELAMRADKRVRPTLFARLSGAQADRIGETLDLVRLRPEAFREAGLLSHGQKQWLEIGMLLMQEPRLLLLDEPVAGMTDAETERTGELLNALRGRHSLMVVEHDMDFVNQIAGDGKVTVLHEGAVLAEGPMAKVQADPRVIEVYLGR
- the urtE gene encoding urea ABC transporter ATP-binding subunit UrtE; its protein translation is MLDANGIDQYYGGSHTLRGVSLSVRQGECLALLGRNGVGKTTLLKCLMGVLPVARGGVSLDGADITRLAPHQRAARGMAYVPQGRDIFARLTVEENILMGMATKPAARARRIKEEVFELFPVLRGMLSRRGGDLSGGQQQQLAIARALVAEPRLIILDEPTEGIQPSIIKDIGRVIRMLRQRGDIGILLCEQYFDFARELADRYVVLSRGEVVASGGRETMDGEDVRRHLSV
- a CDS encoding DUF2946 family protein: MCSASFLTRPAIWIALAVILWASLVPSLARAFSPAHPAQRVSVEYCAPDGAGLVQIDVRADDSGQSPQHDAHEGSQHCPFCRNQQADIGILPDPAPLLLPASLARKVSYPPLYYQSARPLHAWSAAQPRAPPAA